ATGCGTGCTACGGCACCTGTACCATCTACGGTGAAGGTCATTTCAGGACTTTTGATGGCAAGAGATACTCCCTTTACAGAGAATGCGAACACACCATAGCCCGTGTATGTTTATCCatgtctgtgttctttaattgtGTTACtaaactttaatacatttttaaagtatctgtatgttttacattgtattttaaaCTCTTACTTTTTCTGCGTTCCAAGGGgtaataatatactttttacttaactacatttaattaaaccatattgtttttcattattttgaactCAAGAAATCAATGCCCATTCTGACACAAGCCTATTTTTTTCCATAAATCTAATGAATTGATTAACAAATTGCACTAAAATGACCTGATGAATTGACCTGATAGGATTGTTCTTAAGACAATAACTCAGTGATTCAATAATAAAGATAAAGCAAAGGAAAgtaagaaaaagtaaaagaagaaaacaaaaacaaagaattcAGTTAACTTGTATTTCAACTTGCAAAAGTATTGCAACTGTTTAGTGAAGTTACCCATCTGTGGCAACTTCTTCACGGCCTGACATGTTACTGTTTGTGACCCCTCTAGGATAACTGCAATATGAACCAGACTCTCTCCTTCAGCCTTGTCACACAGAACAAACTATGTGAGACCACCAACACCATCTGCAAGTCTATCAGTCTCAAATTTGGGGTGAGGTTATTTCATAGATCAAACTAAGCTTGAATGTAGTATTAGAAAACGTGTAAAAGTATGTAACATGCATATAActaatgtatacatgtatataaagaAATGTTTGAGAAATTTGTGATATAATCTGCGACCTTGCAACATGTGTCATATGAGAGAGATATCCAGTTACATATATTGGAGTTATAGAGAGTGTTTTAATACTCACTGTTCTAATCCTGCAGAGATCTGAGATACTTTTATCAGAGGATGGAGTCAAAGTTGTTGAGAGCAATAGCACTGATCACCGATATAAGATCCATTCTGCTGGGATATATATTGTCACAGAGATCGAAGATCTTTTGAACTTAATCTGGGACAATAAAACAAGTTTGACACTCCAACTCAATCCGAAATTTAAGGTATGCAGTCCTTAAAGGTACACCTTTACATTTTACCATTTGTTCATCACTCACCTAAACATCTACATGATCTCTATGGCAGGGCAAGGTGTGTGGACTGTGTGGAAACTTTGATGGTAATGCAAACAATGAATTTATGAAGCATAATGGCGAAGTGGTGACGGATCCAAAAGATTTTGGAAATAGCTGGAAAGCGAATCCCGACTGCCCAGATTTGACAAACATGATAGACTTTTGTAAAGAAAATTTACATCGGAATGTCTGGGCTGAAAAACGATGCAACATCATAAGAAGTGATGTCTTTAAAAATTGCCATGCACTTGTAAGTAACAGTATAAACTATTTTCTACGGTAGTTACATGtgatgtgcaattttttttgttgaagtTCACATACATTCAACTGACCATTGGCAGATAGAgtttaaaaataatcattatttatacAATGCTTTTTGGTACCActagtggcacagaaattacactTGTAAATAAGCCAAAATAAAATAAGCCAAATTTGGACCTTCTGCTTTTATCTTTGTCTGTACATGAGAAATTATTTGACATGTTGTTCAACCATCCttgatttcataaataaatatacacataaaaagcaaaaagtatatatatatatgtgccagTACTAGTATCGGTACCGAATGGTTCCCAGGCAAATTCCAAATTTAAGTGATCATCCCTATCCTCTTGGAGTTGGGACTTTGGAGTGAGTAGGGAACATGCCTTTAAGTAGTTAGAAATGCACTTTGCAAAAGAACTGacataatttcctcattatcttcagctggCATGTTCACATGACAACGGCAGCATGTGTCTGTCAGCAGATTTCGCTGTTTTACtgtcaaaaatgtttttcttgttgTTAGCATAACTGTTccaaataaacatgcattttatatttaaaaaaaagttaaaaaaaaatatgctttataaaatatataaaaactaattaagtaaaatataaaatgtatattgtttttatgttggTGTCCATCAGCGAATCTGCTGACGGACACATGCTGCATTGTCACGGGAACATCCCGactgaagataatgaggaaattatgtTGCTCCTTTGGCAAAGTGCATTCCTAATGACTACTTAATGGCACACATGTGCCCTACTAATCCCAAAGTCTCCACTCCAAAGGAATAAggatgatcacttccatttgTAATTTGGCCGAGTACCGTTCGGTACCGGTATTAGTACCAGCATATCCCTACATAATATATCTACAGTATAAGGAAGAAAATCAAGCAAAAATGtgacatgaaaaagaaaaaacatgataGAATCTAtgaaatattcagtttttttttttttttttttaactcctagGTGGATTCTGTTCCATACTATGAAGACTGTGTAAGTGACACCTGTACATGTGACACTGGGGGTGACTGTGATTGTTTCTGTACTGCAGTAGCAGCTTACGCTGCTGAATGTCGTAAAATGGGGGTTTGCGTGAAATGGCGGAGCCCAAGCATTTGCCGTAAGTGCTAATATATCCTAAATGTCagtaaatattttactattgCCTTTAAACATACACAACACACTATATGTAAGTGTTTATTTTACTCTtctacaaatttaaataaactttgatgATTTGATGTCTACTATAAATGTTTCCATTGTCCTGACTCAAGTGGTTGTTTTTTCAGCTTTATTCTGTGACTTCTACAACCCTGATGAAACAACATGTGAGTGGCATTATAAAGCCTGTGAATCTGCCTGCCTGATAACCTGCGAAAACCCCTCAGGAAATTGCTCTGATCAAATTCCTTTGCTTGAAGgttagacatatttttttttaatactcagGACATGTTTTGCTAACTTGCTGACATCAAATTGTACTTTAAAGATGCAATTTGTGTGTTTTACATTTTACCATACATATACTGTTTGCCTTAAATTTAAGTTCAAGTTTCAATGTTATATTTGTTTCATAAGAAAATCATGTTGCAGCATATTTCCATATTTCtataatttctaaattacacaccAAAAAATACTAAATCAAAACTAAATCAAGActgttaataaaatatttgtgtctTCCTTTAATTCTTTTATTGTTTGCCTAGGATGTTTTCCTAAGTGCCCTCCAGAAACTCCATATTTTTCGTATGAAACCATGAAATGTGTTAAAATTTGTAACTGTACCCATAACAATATTCAAATCCCTGGattaactgtggaccactcataTGAGGAAGGAAAATGCATTGAATGTAAAGAAAATGGGAAAATAAGAATATATAATTGTACTACGGTGACAACTACGACTCCTAAATCGCCTACCACCACTACCACTGTGACACCGCCATCTACAACTACAGAGACTTCCACTGCCAGCTCCACGACTCCTACAGTGCCTACCACCACTACCACTGTGAGACCGCCATCTacgacaacagagacttccactgcCAGCTCTACAACTACTACGGTGACGCCTACGACTCCTACAGTGCCTACCACCACTACCACTGTGACACCGCCATCTacgacaacagagacttccactgcCAGCTCTACGACTACGATTCCTACAGTGCCTACCTCCACTACCAATGTGACACCGCCATCTacgacaacagagacttccactgtCAGCTCTACAACTACGACTCCTACAGTGCCTACCACCACTACCACTGTGACACCGCCATCTACGACAACGGAGACTTCCACTGCCAGCTCTACGACTACGACTCCTACAGTGCCTACCACCACTACCACTGTGACACCGCCATCtatgacaacagagacttccactgcCAGCTCTACAACTACTAAGGTGACGCCTACGACTATTACAGTGCCTACAACTTCTACCACTGTGACACCGCCATCTACTACAACAGAGACTTCAACTGTCAGCTCTACGATTAGGACTCCTACACTACCTAGCACCACTACCACTGTGACACCACCATCTActacaacagagacttccactgcCAGCTCTACGATTAGGACTCCTACAGTGCCTACCAGCACTACCACTGTGACACCGCCATCTACAACTACAGAGAATTCCACTGCCAGCTCTTCGACTACGACTCCTACAGTGCCTACCACCACTACCACTGTGACACCGCCAACTACAACTACAGAGACTTCCACTGCCAGCTCTACAACTACTACAGTGACACCTAGAACTCCTACAGTGCCTACCTCCACTTCCATTGTGACACCGCCATCTACGACAACAGGGACTTCCACTGCCAGCTCTACGACAATGACTCCTACACTGCCTACCACCACTACCACTGTGATACCGCCATCTtcgacaacagagacttccactgcCAGCTCTACGACTACGACTCCTACAGTGCCTACCACCACTACCACTGTGACACCGCCATCTACAACTACAGAGACTTCCACTGCCAGCTCCACGACTCCTATAGTGCATACATCCACTACCACTGTGACACCACCATCTACGACAACAGGAACTCCTATAGTGCCTAGCACCACTACCACTGTGACACCACCATCTacgacaacagagacttccactgcCAGCTCTACGACTACTACAGTGACGACCACGACTCCTACAGAGCCTAGCACCATTACCACTGTGACACcgccatctacaacaacagagacttccactgcCAGCTCTACGACAATGACTCCTACAGGGCCTACCACCACTACCACTGTGGCACCGCCATCTacgacaacagagacttccactgcCAGCTCTACGACTACTACTCCTACAGTGCCTACCACCACTACCACTGTGGCACCGCCAACTACAACTACAGAGACTTCGACTGCCAGCTCTACAACTACTACAGTGACACCTACAACTCCTACAGTGCCTACCACCATTACCACTGTGACACCGCCATCTACGACAACAGAGACTTCTACAGTGCCTAGCACCACAACCACTGTGACACCACCATCTacgacaacagagacttccactgcCAGCTCTACGACTACGACTCCTACAGTGCCTACCACCACTACCACTGTGACAACGCCATCTACAACTACAGAGACTTCCACTGCCAGCTCCACGACTCCTATAGTGCATACATCCACTACCACTGTGACACCACCATCTACGACAACAGGAACTCCTATAGTGCCTAGCACCACTACCACTGTGACACCACCATCTacgacaacagagacttccactgcCAGCTCTGCGACTACTAAAGTGACGACCACGACTCCTACAGAGCCTAGCACCATTATCACTGTGACACcgccatctacaacaacagagatttCCACTGCCAGCTCTACGACAATGACTCCTACAGGGCCTACCACCACTACCACTGTGGCACCGCCATCTacgacaacagagacttccactgcCAGCTCTACGACTACTACTCCTACAGTGCCTACCACCACTACCACTGTGACACCGCCAACTACAACTAAAGAGACTTCGACTGCCAGCTCTACAACTACTACAGTGACACATACGACTCCTACAGTGCCTACCACCACTACCACTGTGACACCACCATCTACGACAACAGGAACTCCTATAGTGCCTAGCACCACTACCACTGTGACACCGCCATCTacgacaacagagacttccacttCCAGCTCTACGACTACTACAGTGACGACCACGACTCCTACAGTGCCTAGCACCATTACCACTGTGACACcgccatctacaacaacagagacttccactgcCAGCTCTACGACAATGACTCCTACAGTGCCTACCACCACTACCACTGTGACACCACCATCTACGACAACAGAGACTTCCCCTGCCAGCTCTACGACTATGACTCCTACAGTGCCTACCACCACTACCACTGTGACACTGCCAACTACAACTACAGAGACTTCCACTGCCAGCTCTACAACTACTACAGTGACACCTAGAACTCCTACAGTGCCTACCTCCACTTCCACTGTGACACCGCCATCTACGACAACAGGGACTTCCACTGCCAGCTCTACGACAATGACTCCTACACTGCCTACCACCACTACCACTGTGATACCGCCATCTtcgacaacagagacttccactgcCAGCTCTACGACTGCGACTCCTATAGTGCCTACCACCAAAACCACTGTGACACCGCCATCTACAACTACAGAGACTTCCACTGCCAGCTCCACGACTCCTATAGTGCATACATCCACTACCACTGTGACACCACCATCTACGACAACAGGAACTCCTATAGTGCCTAGCACCACTACCACTGTGACACCGCCATCTacgacaacagagacttccactgcCAGCTCTACGACTACTACAGTGACGACCACGACTCCTACAGAGCCTAGCACCATTTCCACTGTGACACcgccatctacaacaacagagacttccactgcCAGCTCTATGACAATGACTCCTACAGGGCCTACCACCACTACCACTGTGGCACCGCCATCTacgacaacagagacttccactgcCAGCTCTACGACTACTACTCCTACAGTGCCTACCACCACTACCACTGTGACACCGCCAACTACAACTACAGAGACTTCGACTGCCAGCTCTACAACTACTACAGTGACACCTACAACTCCTACAGTGCCTACCACCATTTCCACTGTGACACCGCCATCTACGACAACAGAGACTTCTACAGTGCCTAGCACCACAACCACTGTGACACCACCATCTacgacaacagagacttccactgcCAGCTCTACGACTACTACAGTGACGACCACGACTCCTACAGAGCCTAGCACCATTACCACTGTGACACCGGCATCTACAACAACAAAGACTTCCACTGCCAGCTCTACGACAATGACTCCTACAGGGCCTACCACCACTACCACTGTGGCACcgccatctacaacaacagagacttccactgcCAGCTCTACGACTACGACTCCTACAGTGCCTACCACCACTACCACTGTGACACCGCCATCTACAACTACAGAGACTTCCACTGCCAGCTCCACGACTCCTAT
The sequence above is drawn from the Carassius gibelio isolate Cgi1373 ecotype wild population from Czech Republic chromosome B25, carGib1.2-hapl.c, whole genome shotgun sequence genome and encodes:
- the LOC128014038 gene encoding mucin-2, with protein sequence MAILSMGAVMMSQMWMLRWVVLLMGLQQTQAGAQYGTVTVLPDVTNLIVTTVKPNPDNGSPTCSTWGNSHLKTFDGHFFQVPDTCNYILASLCNEEEHSDFNIKMQREIVNNSVTFSKITVDLQGTVVELISNKIFMDGKELFHSTLKNGITVKMSTSGVKITNNHGVNVFWEKDQSLLIELPEKYRGQTCGLCGNFNGNKTDDSFDNDLAKWKVPLLGSCEDVKIQRNDQCKNQSLTDTCQYYLSSPGFSNCYGELDMSSFQKACEDDMCQCYGNRDCICNTLSEVSRQCAHAGRIPGTWRTEQLCPKTCPLNLQYMECGSPCKSTCLGQDADSQCKEHCVDGCFCPNGTVEDDVGKSGCVPVNECPCEHDNKVYRSGESYRQACKECNCTAGRWTCTYLECPGICSVVGGSHVTTYDGKTFTFSGNCDYILTKHSNNSGIAVVGNLAKCDWGRSDTCLNSVTLVISGTTIHFSYTGFVTLNGNRLYQLPDTTGPASIFQPSSSFIIADMNSLRLEIQLAPVMQLYIVARPEEKGKMSGLCGNYNDVQLDDFKIQSGITEGTQIPFVNFWKNQNTCRNLKNTFDSPCSLQLEIEKMAQNWCSRLTNQTGIFSACHSQISPDIYYDWCVYDTCKCADIKRCMCAAVSNYAHACAARGIILQGWIELSPCDENSIMTKCEGNMKYSYNVTSCGSTCRSLSGQDSACQRSFTPVFGCVCPENTYLNDERNCVPAEQCPCYSGNQFIEPSGIIYKNGVECTCNLGKLHCSSQVDCKAPKVFFNCSNYEQGHKGTECQRTCEKQDPNNCVSTGCVSGCMCPDDLLVNGTGHCVERAHCTCVHNGIYYLPGKQVQEDCNICICKNGIWKCTENACYGTCTIYGEGHFRTFDGKRYSLYRECEHTIARDNCNMNQTLSFSLVTQNKLCETTNTICKSISLKFGRSEILLSEDGVKVVESNSTDHRYKIHSAGIYIVTEIEDLLNLIWDNKTSLTLQLNPKFKGKVCGLCGNFDGNANNEFMKHNGEVVTDPKDFGNSWKANPDCPDLTNMIDFCKENLHRNVWAEKRCNIIRSDVFKNCHALVDSVPYYEDCVSDTCTCDTGGDCDCFCTAVAAYAAECRKMGVCVKWRSPSICPLFCDFYNPDETTCEWHYKACESACLITCENPSGNCSDQIPLLEGCFPKCPPETPYFSYETMKCVKICNCTHNNIQIPGLTVDHSYEEGKCIECKENGKIRIYNCTTVTTTTPKSPTTTTTLHDSYSAYHHYHCETAIYDNRDFHCQLYNYYGDAYDSYSAYHHYHCDTAIYDNRDFHCQLYDYDSYSAYLHYQCDTAIYDNRDFHCQLYNYDSYSAYHHYHCDTAIYDNGDFHCQLYDYDSYSAYHHYHLPTTSTTVTPPSTTTETSTVSSTIRTPTLPSTTTTVTPPSTTTETSTASSTIRTPTVPTSTTTVTPPSTTTENSTASSSTTTPTVPTTTTTVTPPTTTTETSTASSTTTTTSTASSTTTTPTVPTTTTTVTPPSTTTETSTASSTTPIVHTSTTTVTPPSTTTGTPIVPSTTTTVTPPSTTTETSTASSTTTTVTTTTPTEPSTITTVTPPSTTTETSTASSTTMTPTGPTTTTTVAPPSTTTETSTASSTTTTPTVPTTTTTVAPPTTTTETSTASSTTTTVTPTTPTVPTTITTVTPPSTTTETSTVPSTTTTVTPPSTTTETSTASSTTTTPTVPTTTTTVTTPSTTTETSTASSTTPIVHTSTTTVTPPSTTTGTPIVPSTTTTVTPPSTTTETSTASSATTKVTTTTPTEPSTIITVTPPSTTTEISTASSTTMTPTGPTTTTTVAPPSTTTETSTASSTTTTPTVPTTTTTVTPPTTTKETSTASSTTTTVTHTTPTVPTTTTTVTPPSTTTGTPIVPSTTTTVTPPSTTTETSTSSSTTTTVTTTTPTVPSTITTVTPPSTTTETSTASSTTMTPTVPTTTTTVTPPSTTTETSPASSTTMTPTVPTTTTTVTLPTTTTETSTASSTTTTVTPRTPTVPTSTSTVTPPSTTTGTSTASSTTMTPTLPTTTTTVIPPSSTTETSTASSTTATPIVPTTKTTVTPPSTTTETSTASSTTPIVHTSTTTVTPPSTTTGTPIVPSTTTTVTPPSTTTETSTASSTTTTVTTTTPTEPSTISTVTPPSTTTETSTASSMTMTPTGPTTTTTLYDYYSYSAYHHYHCDTANYNYRDFDCQLYNYYSDTYNSYSAYHHFHCDTAIYDNRDFYSA